A single Pseudomonas putida DNA region contains:
- the pvdN gene encoding pyoverdine-tailoring periplasmic protein PvdN — MNDRRSFLKQAGVLAAALPLTGSFAQTALAATPVANPGQNKWQALRQQFDLDPAYLHFCNFLLASHPRVVSEAIARFRARLDQNPGEMVDWDREELWGYENEVRAWAGRYFGVQPGQVALTGSTTDGLSMIYGGLQVAPGKEILVSAHEHYSTNTRLAYRERLMGTQVRRVALFKEPQLASVDEMLGNIRQAIRPETRVLGMTWVQSGSGVKLPIREVGELVKTVNQSRDEQDRIIYVVDGVHGFGIEDVNFADFNCDYFIAGTHKWLFGPRGTGVIIARETKPQPYLVPSLPTFTKGENFGTLMTPGGYHAFDHRLALGKAFELHLQLGKADVQARVHQLNDYLKQRLAEHSKVQLVTPRSSQLSAGFTFFRVEGRDCDAVARHLMANKVISDAVDRDVGPVVRLAPSLLNDEAEIDRVMAILAPQLA, encoded by the coding sequence ATGAACGACCGTCGCAGCTTTCTCAAGCAGGCAGGCGTGCTTGCCGCCGCCCTGCCCCTGACCGGCAGTTTTGCCCAGACCGCACTGGCTGCCACGCCTGTGGCAAACCCCGGCCAGAACAAATGGCAGGCCCTGCGCCAGCAGTTCGACCTGGACCCGGCCTACCTGCACTTCTGCAATTTCCTGCTTGCCTCCCACCCCCGTGTGGTCAGCGAGGCCATCGCCCGCTTCCGTGCGCGGCTGGACCAGAACCCGGGCGAAATGGTCGACTGGGACCGCGAGGAACTTTGGGGCTATGAAAACGAAGTGCGCGCGTGGGCCGGCCGCTACTTCGGCGTGCAGCCGGGCCAGGTGGCCCTGACCGGCAGCACCACCGATGGTTTGTCGATGATCTACGGCGGCCTGCAGGTAGCGCCGGGCAAGGAGATCCTGGTCAGCGCCCACGAGCACTACTCCACCAACACCCGCCTGGCCTACCGCGAACGGCTGATGGGCACCCAGGTGCGCCGGGTGGCGCTGTTCAAGGAACCGCAATTGGCCTCGGTGGACGAAATGCTCGGCAATATCCGCCAGGCCATCCGCCCGGAAACCCGCGTGCTCGGCATGACCTGGGTGCAGTCCGGCAGCGGTGTCAAGCTGCCGATCCGTGAAGTCGGCGAACTGGTGAAAACCGTCAACCAGAGCCGCGACGAGCAGGACCGGATCATTTACGTGGTCGACGGCGTACACGGCTTCGGCATCGAGGACGTGAACTTCGCCGACTTCAACTGCGATTACTTCATCGCCGGCACCCACAAGTGGCTGTTCGGCCCACGCGGTACCGGCGTGATCATCGCCCGCGAAACAAAGCCCCAGCCCTATCTGGTGCCCAGCCTGCCGACCTTCACCAAGGGCGAGAACTTCGGCACCTTGATGACCCCCGGTGGCTACCACGCCTTCGACCATCGCCTGGCCCTGGGCAAGGCGTTCGAACTGCACCTGCAACTGGGCAAGGCCGATGTCCAGGCCCGCGTGCACCAGCTCAACGACTACCTCAAGCAGCGCCTCGCCGAGCACTCCAAGGTGCAGCTGGTGACGCCACGCAGCAGCCAGCTTTCCGCAGGCTTCACCTTCTTCCGCGTCGAGGGCCGCGATTGCGACGCCGTCGCCCGCCACCTGATGGCCAACAAGGTGATCAGCGATGCCGTCGACCGTGATGTCGGCCCGGTAGTGCGCCTGGCCCCGAGCCTGCTCAACGACGAAGCCGAGATCGACCGGGTGATGGCCATCCTCGCCCCGCAACTCGCCTGA
- a CDS encoding formylglycine-generating enzyme family protein translates to MHMFKPLALMAALLASAPAFAAGTHTPGKTFKDCKDCPEMVVLPAGSFTMGVPDDEVGRQPDEGPMHTVTFAKPFAISQFQVQAKQLQAWQREAKVTLPDGDDRPGRRCTNGKPSYPQGPDQPAVCISYDEVKAYVAWLSKKTGKHYRMLSEAEREYGARAGSSGPFPFPFDEGKEYSIAKHANTYGAADGYNYTSPAGSFPANAFGLYDMHGNVYEWVADCRHDSYVGAPGDGSAWMEASCEYNHIRGNDYSEAPVFSRSGNRNYREPYVRGDWLGFRVAREL, encoded by the coding sequence ATGCACATGTTCAAGCCCCTGGCCCTGATGGCCGCCCTGCTCGCCAGCGCCCCGGCCTTTGCCGCCGGCACGCACACACCCGGCAAAACCTTCAAGGACTGCAAGGACTGCCCCGAAATGGTCGTGCTGCCCGCCGGCAGCTTCACCATGGGCGTACCGGATGACGAAGTCGGCCGCCAGCCCGACGAAGGCCCGATGCACACCGTGACCTTCGCCAAACCCTTCGCCATCAGCCAGTTCCAGGTGCAGGCCAAGCAGTTGCAGGCCTGGCAACGCGAAGCCAAGGTCACCCTGCCTGACGGCGACGACCGCCCAGGGCGCCGTTGCACCAACGGCAAGCCCAGCTACCCGCAAGGCCCCGACCAGCCGGCGGTGTGCATCAGCTATGACGAGGTCAAGGCCTACGTGGCCTGGCTGTCGAAGAAGACCGGCAAGCATTACCGCATGCTCAGCGAAGCCGAGCGCGAATACGGCGCCCGCGCAGGCTCCAGCGGCCCGTTCCCGTTCCCCTTCGATGAAGGCAAGGAATACAGCATCGCCAAGCACGCCAACACCTATGGCGCCGCCGACGGTTACAACTACACCTCGCCCGCCGGCAGCTTCCCGGCCAACGCCTTCGGCCTCTACGACATGCACGGCAACGTCTACGAATGGGTTGCCGACTGCCGCCACGACAGCTACGTCGGCGCGCCCGGCGATGGCAGCGCGTGGATGGAAGCGAGCTGCGAGTACAACCACATCCGCGGCAACGACTACAGCGAAGCGCCGGTGTTCTCCCGCTCGGGCAACCGCAATTACCGCGAACCCTATGTGCGCGGTGACTGGCTGGGCTTCCGGGTAGCCCGCGAGCTCTGA